A genomic region of Mycolicibacterium poriferae contains the following coding sequences:
- a CDS encoding ABC transporter ATP-binding protein, translated as MVDARKTALDKAPAIAPPPRRARSSSDLWRMLPYLMPYRVRWIAMLLTALASLGATISIPLMTKAVIDGPVRHQDQQGLWLLGAAAMGVGITEAVLWFIRRWLVSRATMGVEADIRKDLYARLQILPMSFHGGWQSGQLLSRIMNDLGTIRRFMSFGLTFLLLNILQITVITTILLVMYWPLGVVVAVSIVPITLTVLHFQQEYTRLSRQAQDQAGHVATHVEESALGLRVIKSFGREDYVYDRFDRQLTDLYDTQLGRVSVSAKFWTLLEIIPNLTLIVVLGFGAYAAGNGSVTLGTLVAFITMMLSLVWPIASLGFLLSMTQESFTAANRIAEIFDAPRDITDGPRDQAPRGGRLELVDVGFRFPSDGPNRDAASGGPDRDAASGGPDRDAASGGPDRDAASGGPDRDSGASQEWALRHVNLTVEPGETLALVGATGSGKSVLVGLMSRLYDVSEGQIRIDGTDIRELSLDALRQTVATAFEDPTLFSMSVAENLALGRPDADDAELHRAIEVAAAQFVYDLPFGLQTRIGEQGMSLSGGQRQRLSLARAILAAPKILVLDDTLSALDVHTEAVVEAALRRVLESVTGVVVANRASTVLLADRVALLQRGTITHVGTHAELLAEVPEYRYLLAADDELDDGAERECEWSDERWPEDRTSIDRLRIFEPDDGDEGNRLEHEILERRP; from the coding sequence GTGGTTGACGCCCGCAAGACCGCGCTGGACAAAGCGCCTGCGATCGCACCGCCACCGCGACGAGCCCGTTCCAGCTCCGACCTGTGGCGGATGCTGCCATACCTGATGCCCTACCGGGTGCGCTGGATCGCGATGTTGCTGACCGCGCTTGCCAGCCTGGGCGCGACGATCTCGATCCCGCTGATGACCAAGGCCGTCATCGACGGCCCTGTGCGCCATCAGGACCAGCAGGGATTGTGGTTGTTGGGCGCGGCCGCCATGGGGGTGGGCATCACCGAGGCGGTGTTGTGGTTCATCCGCCGCTGGCTGGTGTCGCGAGCCACCATGGGTGTCGAGGCCGATATCCGCAAAGACCTGTACGCGCGTCTGCAGATCCTGCCGATGTCGTTCCACGGTGGCTGGCAGTCCGGGCAGCTGTTGTCGCGGATCATGAACGATCTGGGCACCATCCGCCGGTTCATGTCCTTCGGGCTGACGTTCCTGTTGCTCAACATCCTGCAGATCACCGTCATCACCACGATCCTGCTGGTGATGTACTGGCCGCTGGGCGTCGTGGTCGCAGTGTCGATCGTGCCGATCACACTGACGGTGCTGCATTTCCAGCAGGAGTACACCCGCCTGTCGCGCCAGGCGCAGGACCAGGCCGGCCATGTGGCCACGCACGTCGAGGAGTCCGCGCTCGGGCTGCGGGTCATCAAGTCGTTCGGTCGTGAGGATTACGTCTACGACCGATTCGACAGACAGCTGACCGACCTCTACGACACCCAACTGGGCCGGGTGTCGGTGTCGGCGAAGTTCTGGACGCTGCTGGAGATCATCCCCAACCTGACGCTGATCGTGGTGCTCGGCTTCGGCGCGTACGCCGCCGGCAACGGCTCGGTGACGCTGGGCACGCTGGTCGCCTTCATCACGATGATGCTGTCGCTGGTGTGGCCGATCGCCTCGCTGGGCTTCCTGCTGTCGATGACCCAGGAGTCGTTCACGGCGGCCAACCGCATCGCCGAGATCTTCGACGCGCCGCGTGACATCACCGACGGACCGCGTGACCAGGCGCCGCGTGGGGGACGTCTGGAGTTGGTCGACGTGGGCTTCCGTTTCCCATCCGACGGGCCGAACAGAGATGCCGCGTCCGGCGGGCCGGACAGAGATGCCGCGTCCGGCGGGCCGGACAGAGATGCCGCGTCCGGCGGGCCGGACAGAGATGCCGCGTCCGGCGGGCCGGACAGAGATAGCGGCGCGTCGCAGGAATGGGCCCTGCGCCATGTCAACCTCACCGTCGAACCCGGGGAGACGCTGGCCCTGGTCGGTGCCACCGGTTCGGGCAAGTCGGTGTTGGTCGGACTGATGTCGCGCCTCTACGACGTCTCCGAGGGCCAGATCCGCATCGACGGCACGGACATCCGCGAGCTGTCGCTGGATGCTTTGCGGCAGACGGTGGCCACCGCCTTCGAGGACCCGACGTTGTTCTCCATGTCGGTCGCCGAGAACCTCGCGCTGGGCCGCCCCGATGCCGACGACGCCGAGCTGCACCGCGCCATCGAGGTCGCGGCAGCGCAATTCGTCTACGACCTGCCGTTCGGTCTGCAGACCCGCATCGGGGAGCAGGGCATGAGCCTATCCGGCGGTCAGCGGCAACGCCTTTCGCTGGCGCGGGCAATTCTGGCGGCGCCCAAGATCCTCGTCCTCGACGACACGCTGTCGGCGTTGGACGTACACACCGAGGCCGTGGTCGAGGCGGCGCTGCGGCGCGTGCTGGAGTCGGTGACCGGCGTCGTGGTGGCCAACCGAGCCTCGACAGTGCTGCTTGCCGACCGCGTCGCGCTGCTGCAGCGCGGCACCATCACCCATGTCGGCACCCACGCCGAACTGCTCGCCGAGGTGCCTGAGTACCGGTACCTGCTGGCCGCGGACGATGAACTCGACGACGGCGCCGAACGCGAGTGCGAGTGGTCCGACGAGCGCTGGCCCGAGGACCGCACCAGCATCGACCGGCTGCGGATCTTCGAGCCGGACGACGGTGACGAGGGCAACCGGCTCGAGCACGAGATCCTGGAGCGCCGGCCATGA
- a CDS encoding SDR family NAD(P)-dependent oxidoreductase codes for MNERSALVTGASSGIGLAVAGALRREGFAVTMVARDPAKLAAAARHVTEGAGPPVQQLAGSLTEEAFLDEAVAFHSATHGALDILVNNAGVSGHRLVGDITADFLDHQLAVNIRAVVLLTDKALPLLKAAVRQRGCAQVVNTASNAGKRGEATLSSYSATKAAVVGFTEALHDELAPSGIKATAICPGLVDTPMADGYRDEIAASTMITPSDVAEVVAMTTRLSAACIIPEVVLLRPTEWLQPDEVRAGLG; via the coding sequence ATGAACGAGCGCAGCGCCCTGGTCACCGGAGCATCGAGCGGCATCGGCTTGGCGGTCGCCGGGGCGCTGCGTCGAGAGGGCTTCGCCGTCACGATGGTGGCGCGCGACCCCGCCAAGCTCGCCGCCGCCGCGCGTCACGTCACGGAGGGGGCCGGGCCGCCGGTGCAGCAGCTGGCCGGCTCGCTCACCGAGGAAGCCTTCCTCGACGAGGCGGTCGCCTTCCACTCCGCCACGCACGGCGCACTCGACATCTTGGTGAACAATGCCGGGGTGTCCGGGCACCGGCTGGTCGGTGACATCACTGCCGACTTCCTCGACCACCAGCTCGCAGTCAACATCCGCGCCGTCGTGCTGCTCACCGACAAAGCCCTGCCGCTGCTCAAAGCTGCAGTGCGACAACGCGGCTGCGCACAAGTCGTCAACACGGCATCAAATGCGGGCAAGCGGGGAGAGGCCACCCTGTCGTCGTATTCGGCGACCAAGGCCGCCGTCGTCGGCTTCACCGAAGCGCTGCACGACGAGCTGGCCCCGTCGGGAATCAAGGCCACCGCAATCTGCCCGGGCCTGGTCGACACCCCGATGGCCGACGGCTACCGCGATGAGATCGCCGCGTCGACGATGATCACGCCCAGCGACGTCGCTGAGGTGGTCGCGATGACCACTCGGCTCTCGGCCGCGTGCATCATCCCGGAGGTGGTCTTGCTGAGGCCGACCGAATGGCTGCAGCCCGACGAGGTGCGCGCCGGTTTAGGCTGA
- a CDS encoding DUF2630 family protein: MAKDEDILSQVNQLVAQERELRDKLQHHEIDESEEHRQLKAIEVQLDQCWDLLRQRRALRETGGDPRSAHLRPEGEVEGYLS, from the coding sequence GTGGCCAAAGACGAAGACATCCTCAGCCAGGTCAACCAGCTCGTCGCTCAGGAGCGTGAGCTCCGCGACAAGCTGCAACACCACGAGATCGACGAATCCGAGGAGCACCGCCAACTCAAGGCGATCGAGGTGCAACTCGACCAGTGCTGGGACCTGCTGCGCCAGCGCCGCGCACTGCGCGAGACCGGTGGCGACCCACGGTCCGCGCACCTGCGCCCGGAAGGCGAGGTCGAGGGCTACCTCAGCTGA
- a CDS encoding HAMP domain-containing sensor histidine kinase, protein MVALSRIFRRTPSLRTRVAFATAVAAAIVVGIVGTVVWIGITQDRKERLDRRLDEAAGFAIPFLPLGLDEIPPSPNDQDAVITVRRPDGQVSSNSKVVLPELDPGYADTFVDGVRYRVRTVELSAPEPMSVAVGATYDATIADTKNLHRRVLIICTLAVAAGSFGGWLLAAFAVRPFKRLAQQTRQIDAGDEPPDIDIRGATEAVEIADALKGTLERIWEEQGRTKAALTSARDFASVSAHELRTPLTAMRTNLEVLSTLDLGEEQRKEVVGDVIRTQTRIEATLGALERLAQGELSTADDHVPVDITELLDRAAHDAMRVYPDLDVSLVPAPTVIIVGLPTGLRLAVDNAIANAVKHGGATRVQLSAVSSREGVEIAIDDDGVGVPEEERTVVFDRFSRGSTASHSGSGLGLALVAQQAELHGGTASLEASPLGGARLLLKLPPPS, encoded by the coding sequence ATGGTCGCGCTGTCCCGGATCTTCCGTCGCACACCGTCGCTGCGCACGCGGGTCGCGTTCGCCACCGCCGTCGCCGCCGCGATCGTGGTCGGCATCGTCGGGACCGTCGTCTGGATCGGCATCACACAGGACCGCAAGGAGCGGCTGGACCGCCGCCTGGACGAGGCGGCCGGTTTCGCCATTCCTTTCCTGCCACTCGGCCTCGACGAGATCCCGCCGTCGCCCAACGACCAGGACGCCGTCATCACGGTGCGCCGCCCCGACGGGCAGGTGAGCTCCAACTCCAAGGTGGTCCTGCCCGAGCTGGACCCCGGATACGCCGACACCTTCGTCGACGGGGTGCGCTACCGGGTCCGCACGGTCGAGCTGTCCGCGCCGGAGCCGATGTCGGTTGCCGTCGGCGCCACCTACGACGCGACAATCGCCGACACCAAGAACCTGCACCGTCGCGTCCTGATCATCTGCACCCTGGCGGTGGCCGCCGGCTCGTTCGGCGGCTGGCTGCTGGCGGCGTTCGCGGTCCGCCCGTTCAAGCGGTTGGCTCAGCAGACCCGCCAGATCGACGCCGGCGACGAACCTCCGGACATCGACATCCGGGGCGCCACCGAGGCCGTCGAGATCGCCGACGCGCTCAAAGGCACGTTGGAGCGCATCTGGGAAGAACAGGGCCGCACCAAGGCGGCGCTGACTTCCGCGCGGGACTTCGCCTCGGTGTCGGCGCACGAACTGCGCACCCCGCTCACCGCGATGCGCACCAACCTGGAGGTGCTTTCGACGCTCGACCTGGGCGAAGAACAGCGCAAGGAAGTGGTCGGCGACGTCATCCGCACCCAGACCCGCATCGAGGCCACCCTCGGCGCACTGGAGCGGCTGGCGCAGGGCGAGTTGTCCACCGCCGACGACCACGTGCCGGTGGACATCACCGAGCTGCTCGACCGCGCCGCCCACGACGCGATGCGCGTCTACCCGGACCTGGACGTGTCGTTGGTCCCCGCGCCCACGGTCATCATCGTCGGGCTGCCGACCGGCCTGCGGTTGGCTGTGGACAATGCGATCGCCAACGCCGTCAAACACGGCGGCGCGACGCGCGTTCAGCTCTCGGCGGTCAGCTCCCGTGAAGGGGTGGAGATCGCCATCGACGACGACGGGGTCGGTGTGCCCGAGGAGGAACGCACCGTCGTGTTCGACCGGTTCTCCCGGGGGTCGACGGCGTCGCACTCGGGCTCGGGTCTCGGTCTGGCCCTGGTGGCGCAGCAAGCCGAGTTGCACGGGGGGACGGCGTCGCTGGAGGCCAGCCCGCTGGGCGGGGCTCGGCTGCTGCTGAAGCTGCCCCCACCGAGTTAG
- a CDS encoding FKBP-type peptidyl-prolyl cis-trans isomerase, whose protein sequence is MASKPEIEFPDGPPPSELVIEDIIVGDGAEAVPGANVQVHYVGVEYDTGEEFDSSWNRGESIEFPLRGLIQGWQDGIPGMKVGGRRQLTIPPAQAYGPAGGGHRLSGKTLIFVIDLLATR, encoded by the coding sequence ATGGCATCCAAACCCGAGATCGAGTTCCCCGACGGCCCGCCACCGTCTGAGTTGGTGATCGAGGACATCATCGTCGGTGACGGCGCGGAAGCGGTCCCCGGCGCCAACGTCCAGGTGCACTACGTGGGCGTCGAGTACGACACCGGCGAGGAGTTCGACAGCTCCTGGAATCGCGGCGAGTCCATCGAGTTCCCACTGCGCGGTCTCATCCAGGGCTGGCAGGACGGCATTCCCGGCATGAAGGTGGGCGGCCGGCGCCAGCTGACGATCCCGCCCGCGCAGGCCTACGGCCCCGCCGGTGGCGGGCACCGGTTGTCGGGCAAGACGCTTATCTTCGTCATCGACCTGCTGGCCACCCGCTAA
- a CDS encoding MarR family winged helix-turn-helix transcriptional regulator: MSGDDLADQVWREMSAFVLDNRDGWRRAVVDRSGLPFSRIRILKRLSRHPMTVKQIAAAATVDAPAATVAVNDLEERGLVVREVDPDNRRCKVVSLTDAGRDMVRLIEGVHDPAPRSLRSLAPDDLVALRRILGAAAGP; the protein is encoded by the coding sequence ATGTCCGGTGACGACCTGGCCGACCAGGTGTGGCGCGAGATGTCTGCGTTCGTACTCGACAACCGCGACGGGTGGCGCCGCGCGGTCGTCGACCGCTCCGGGCTGCCGTTCAGCCGGATCCGAATCCTCAAGCGGCTCAGCCGCCATCCGATGACGGTGAAGCAGATCGCCGCAGCGGCCACCGTCGACGCTCCGGCGGCGACCGTCGCCGTCAACGATCTGGAGGAGCGCGGTCTGGTCGTGCGAGAGGTGGACCCGGACAACCGCCGCTGCAAGGTGGTGTCTCTGACCGACGCCGGTCGTGACATGGTGCGGCTCATCGAGGGGGTTCACGACCCCGCGCCCCGGTCGCTGAGGTCGCTCGCCCCTGACGATCTTGTTGCGCTGCGACGGATCCTCGGCGCGGCTGCCGGGCCCTAG
- a CDS encoding phytoene desaturase family protein encodes MRDFDVVIVGGGHNGLVAAAYLARAGRRVRVLEKLDHVGGAAVSAYTFDGVDARLSRYSYLVSLLPRRIVDDIGARIPLARRTYSSYTPNPADGGRTGLLIGPRSTFGAVGAEADEAGFIEFYRRCRALTTRMWPTMLEPLRTRAQMSSMVNDAGADAKRAWRSLVDRPIGEAITEAVESDLVRGVMATDALIGTFAHTGDDKLLQSVCFLYHLIGGGSGDWDVPVGGMGAVTAALSAAATHAGAEMLTGAEVLGIDPDGQVCYRRGDEEHSVSGEQVLANVGPAVLARLLGEDDPGVTQGAQVKVNLVLRRLPRLRDDSVTAAQAFGGTFHINETHSQLDDAYRRAAAGSVPDPLPCEIYCHSLTDPTILSETLRVSGAQTLTVFGLHTPHSLVSGAPPDALRDTLTSAALASLNSVLAEPIQDVVLKDRAGRPCIETKTTWDLERTLGMTRGNIFHGALQWPFVDDDAPLRTPAQRWGVATAHDRILLCGSGSRRGGAVSGIGGHNAAMAALGR; translated from the coding sequence ATGCGTGACTTCGACGTCGTCATCGTCGGCGGCGGTCACAACGGTCTGGTGGCCGCCGCCTACCTGGCCCGGGCCGGTCGTCGCGTCCGGGTGCTCGAGAAACTCGACCACGTCGGGGGTGCGGCGGTGTCGGCGTACACCTTCGACGGCGTGGACGCCCGGCTGTCGCGGTACTCGTACCTGGTGAGCCTGCTGCCCCGCCGGATCGTCGACGACATCGGCGCCCGGATCCCGCTGGCCCGCCGGACGTACTCTTCGTACACGCCCAACCCGGCCGACGGAGGTCGCACCGGTCTGCTGATCGGTCCGCGGTCCACGTTCGGGGCGGTGGGCGCGGAGGCCGACGAGGCCGGCTTCATCGAGTTCTACCGGCGCTGCCGAGCCCTGACGACGCGGATGTGGCCGACGATGCTGGAACCGCTTCGCACCCGCGCGCAGATGTCGTCGATGGTGAACGACGCCGGAGCCGACGCGAAGCGCGCCTGGCGCTCCCTCGTCGATCGTCCCATCGGCGAGGCGATCACCGAGGCAGTGGAGTCCGACCTCGTCCGCGGGGTGATGGCGACCGACGCGTTGATCGGAACGTTCGCCCACACCGGTGACGACAAGCTGCTGCAGAGCGTGTGTTTCCTCTACCACCTGATCGGCGGGGGCAGCGGAGACTGGGACGTCCCGGTCGGCGGGATGGGCGCGGTCACCGCGGCACTGTCAGCGGCCGCAACCCACGCTGGAGCCGAAATGCTCACCGGCGCCGAGGTTCTCGGCATCGATCCGGATGGCCAGGTGTGCTACCGGCGCGGCGATGAGGAGCACTCGGTGTCCGGCGAGCAGGTGCTGGCCAATGTGGGGCCAGCGGTGTTGGCCCGCCTGCTCGGCGAGGATGACCCCGGCGTCACCCAGGGAGCGCAAGTCAAGGTGAACCTGGTGTTGCGCCGGCTACCACGACTTCGCGACGACTCAGTCACCGCGGCACAGGCTTTCGGCGGCACCTTCCACATCAACGAAACACACAGCCAACTCGACGACGCGTATCGCCGCGCCGCCGCAGGCTCGGTTCCGGACCCTCTGCCGTGTGAGATCTACTGCCATTCGCTGACCGACCCGACGATCCTGTCGGAGACGCTGCGTGTCTCCGGTGCGCAGACCCTGACGGTGTTCGGTTTGCACACCCCGCACAGTCTCGTCTCCGGCGCACCGCCCGACGCGCTCCGCGACACGCTGACCTCTGCGGCGTTGGCGTCGCTGAACTCGGTGCTGGCCGAGCCGATCCAGGATGTGGTGCTCAAGGACCGCGCAGGACGCCCCTGCATCGAAACCAAGACAACCTGGGATCTGGAGCGCACGCTGGGGATGACACGCGGCAACATCTTCCACGGCGCCCTGCAGTGGCCGTTCGTCGACGACGACGCACCGCTGCGCACACCCGCACAACGGTGGGGCGTGGCCACCGCACACGATCGAATCCTGCTGTGCGGATCCGGATCCCGCCGCGGCGGCGCGGTCTCGGGCATCGGCGGCCACAACGCGGCGATGGCGGCTCTCGGCCGCTGA
- a CDS encoding ABC transporter ATP-binding protein, with protein MSLETVARQSLYRQTRARGGELRSLADRRLLSRIWRFAQRHHRKLAVFLAVSVVSALLTVATPLLAGRVVDEITGSGTTRVVVMLAVVIAVVALAEAGVALVTRWLSATIGEGLILDLRTAVFDHVQRMPVAFFTRTRTGALVSRLGNDVLGAQRAFSDTLSGVVSNLVTLTLTLVVMLSISWQITLLSLALMPLFLIPARRIGASMARLSREAAIHNATMNTQMTERFSAPGATLVKLFGDPGAESGEFEVRAGRVGDIGVRTSMLQSTFMNSLTLMSALALALVYGLGGALALGGQLQAGSIVALALLLTRLYAPLTALANARVEIASALVSFERVFEVLDLVPLIREAPDAVEVPRRADGGVAVQFDDVHFSYPSADKVSLASLEEVAELDDRGGDEVLHGVSFTAEPGQMVALVGPSGAGKSTIAALIARLYDVDGGPSDQTGASGAVRLNGRDVRDVTFASLKDTVGMVTQDGHLFHESIRANLQLSGPPATDDALWEALRRARLADVVADMPDGLDTIVGERGYRLSGGQRQRLTIARLLLASPQVVILDEATASLDSESEAAVQQALAEALSGRTSIVIAHRLSTVRAADMILVVEDGRIVERGTHQELLGRGGRYAGLHHTQFGTERRSCTPRGPHAAYCARNSVPAKGLTSCGQWEDLLSG; from the coding sequence ATGAGCTTGGAAACGGTTGCCCGGCAATCCCTGTACCGGCAGACGCGGGCGCGTGGCGGTGAGCTGCGCTCGCTGGCCGACCGACGCCTGCTCAGCCGGATCTGGCGGTTCGCCCAGCGGCATCACCGCAAGCTGGCGGTTTTCCTGGCGGTCAGCGTGGTCAGTGCCCTGCTCACGGTGGCCACGCCGCTGCTGGCCGGCCGGGTGGTCGACGAGATCACGGGCTCGGGCACCACCAGGGTGGTGGTGATGCTGGCTGTGGTCATCGCTGTGGTCGCGCTGGCCGAGGCGGGGGTGGCGCTGGTGACGCGCTGGTTGTCGGCGACGATCGGCGAAGGCCTGATCCTGGATCTGCGCACCGCGGTGTTCGACCACGTCCAGCGCATGCCGGTGGCGTTCTTCACCCGTACCAGGACCGGCGCGCTGGTCAGCCGGCTGGGCAACGACGTGTTGGGTGCGCAGCGCGCGTTCTCCGACACGTTGTCCGGAGTGGTGTCCAACCTGGTCACGCTCACTTTGACCTTGGTGGTGATGCTGAGCATCTCGTGGCAGATCACGCTGCTGTCGCTGGCCCTGATGCCGCTGTTCCTGATCCCGGCCCGTCGCATCGGCGCGTCGATGGCGCGGCTCTCGCGGGAGGCGGCCATCCACAACGCGACCATGAACACCCAGATGACCGAGCGGTTCTCGGCGCCCGGCGCGACGCTGGTCAAGCTGTTCGGTGACCCCGGCGCGGAGTCCGGCGAGTTCGAGGTCCGAGCCGGACGGGTCGGCGACATCGGGGTCCGCACCTCGATGCTGCAGTCGACATTCATGAACTCGTTGACGTTGATGTCGGCGCTGGCGCTGGCCCTGGTGTACGGCCTGGGTGGTGCACTGGCTCTGGGCGGGCAGTTGCAGGCGGGCTCGATCGTCGCGCTGGCGTTGCTGCTGACCCGGCTGTATGCGCCGTTGACGGCGCTGGCCAACGCGCGGGTGGAGATCGCCAGCGCGCTGGTCAGCTTCGAGCGCGTGTTCGAGGTGCTCGATCTGGTGCCGCTGATCCGGGAGGCCCCCGACGCGGTCGAGGTGCCCCGGCGGGCAGACGGCGGGGTCGCCGTGCAGTTCGACGACGTGCACTTTTCCTATCCGTCGGCGGACAAAGTCTCCCTGGCGTCACTGGAGGAGGTGGCCGAACTGGACGACCGGGGCGGCGACGAGGTGCTGCACGGGGTGTCGTTCACCGCCGAGCCCGGCCAGATGGTGGCACTGGTCGGCCCGTCCGGAGCGGGCAAGTCGACGATCGCTGCGCTGATCGCGCGCCTGTATGACGTGGACGGCGGGCCGTCCGATCAGACCGGAGCCTCCGGCGCCGTCCGGCTCAACGGGCGAGACGTGCGCGACGTGACGTTCGCGTCGCTGAAGGACACGGTCGGCATGGTCACTCAGGACGGTCACCTGTTCCACGAGTCGATCAGGGCCAACCTGCAGCTGTCCGGACCGCCGGCCACCGACGACGCGCTGTGGGAGGCACTGCGGCGGGCCCGGTTGGCCGATGTGGTCGCCGACATGCCCGACGGTCTGGACACGATCGTCGGTGAGCGCGGTTACCGGCTCTCGGGTGGGCAGCGGCAGCGTCTGACCATCGCCCGGCTGCTGCTGGCGTCCCCGCAGGTCGTGATTCTGGACGAGGCCACCGCGTCGCTGGACTCCGAATCCGAGGCCGCCGTCCAGCAGGCGTTGGCCGAGGCACTCAGCGGCCGGACATCGATCGTCATCGCCCACCGGCTGTCCACGGTGCGCGCGGCGGACATGATCCTGGTCGTCGAGGACGGCCGTATCGTCGAGCGTGGCACCCACCAGGAGCTGCTGGGACGCGGCGGTCGCTACGCCGGGCTCCATCACACCCAGTTCGGCACCGAACGCCGCAGCTGCACTCCCCGCGGCCCGCACGCTGCCTACTGCGCACGCAACTCCGTTCCGGCGAAAGGGTTAACCAGTTGCGGGCAATGGGAAGATCTCCTAAGTGGTTGA
- the prrA gene encoding two-component system response regulator PrrA, producing the protein MSGMDSGVSSPRVLVVDDDPDVLASLERGLRLSGFEVFTAVDGAEALRSATETKPDAIVLDINMPVLDGVSVVTALRAMDNDVPVCVLSARSSVDDRVSGLEAGADDYLVKPFVLAELVARVKALLRRRGSTATFSSETITVGPLEVDIPGRRARVDGVDVDLTKREFDLLAVLAEHKTAVLSRAQLLELVWGYDFAADTNVVDVFIGYLRRKLEAGGAPRLLHTVRGVGFVLRQQ; encoded by the coding sequence ATGTCGGGCATGGACAGTGGTGTGAGCTCACCTCGCGTGCTCGTCGTCGACGACGATCCCGACGTCCTGGCTTCCCTGGAGCGGGGGCTACGGCTGTCTGGGTTCGAGGTCTTCACCGCCGTCGACGGAGCAGAGGCGCTGCGCAGCGCCACCGAGACCAAACCGGACGCGATCGTGCTCGACATCAACATGCCGGTGCTCGACGGCGTGTCGGTGGTCACCGCGCTGCGCGCGATGGACAACGACGTACCGGTCTGCGTGCTGTCCGCACGGTCCTCGGTCGACGACCGGGTCTCCGGTCTGGAAGCCGGTGCCGACGACTACCTCGTCAAGCCGTTCGTGCTGGCCGAGCTGGTCGCGCGGGTCAAGGCGCTGCTGCGTCGGCGCGGATCGACGGCGACGTTCTCGTCGGAGACCATCACCGTCGGACCGCTGGAAGTCGACATCCCCGGCCGACGCGCCCGTGTCGACGGTGTCGACGTCGACCTGACCAAACGCGAGTTCGACCTGCTGGCGGTGCTCGCCGAACACAAGACGGCGGTGCTGTCCCGGGCGCAACTCCTCGAGCTGGTGTGGGGCTATGACTTCGCCGCCGACACCAACGTCGTCGATGTTTTCATCGGCTACCTGCGACGCAAATTGGAAGCCGGCGGCGCGCCCCGGCTGCTGCACACCGTCCGCGGCGTGGGGTTCGTCCTCAGGCAGCAATAG